A section of the Streptomyces sp. NBC_00178 genome encodes:
- a CDS encoding branched-chain amino acid ABC transporter permease, with the protein MSDATKDATAPAPSGVAPPVAGTPLAGRLRRPAPYLWLAGSVVLLLVPFYLDRFWLQAGLFAMAAAIGAIGLNLLTGSTGQLSMGHAFFLAVGAYGYCVLAGESSTENGHVLTGLGLPTWLAAILAVLLAGAAGGLFSPIAGRLSGAYLGIATLALIFIGQHVLFNADSLTGGFNGRPVPPLSLFGFTFDDAEVVVAAVPFQSSEKLWYLGLAALLAGGLFARGVLRGRPGRALNAIRDHRIAAGVMGVPVARYRAGVFVLSSMYAGLAGVLLALVFQRTVPEYFGMILSLEYLAMIVIGGLGSVAGAVIGAAFVSLLPQVLTHYSDSLPLVSAPGTGGIAPGEASRYLYGAAVVAVVLFLPGGIARLKNPGEKKK; encoded by the coding sequence GTGTCTGATGCCACCAAGGACGCCACCGCACCCGCACCCTCGGGCGTCGCACCGCCCGTCGCCGGCACCCCGCTCGCGGGGCGGCTGCGCCGGCCCGCCCCCTACCTGTGGCTCGCCGGCTCGGTCGTGCTCCTCCTGGTCCCGTTCTACCTGGACCGGTTCTGGCTCCAGGCCGGACTGTTCGCCATGGCCGCCGCGATCGGGGCCATCGGCCTCAACCTGCTCACCGGCTCGACCGGACAACTCTCCATGGGACACGCCTTCTTCCTCGCGGTGGGCGCCTACGGCTACTGCGTCCTCGCGGGGGAGAGCAGTACGGAGAACGGTCACGTCCTCACCGGACTCGGGCTGCCCACCTGGCTCGCGGCGATCCTCGCCGTGCTCCTGGCGGGCGCCGCGGGAGGACTGTTCAGCCCCATCGCGGGACGCCTCAGCGGCGCGTACCTCGGTATCGCCACGCTGGCGCTGATCTTCATAGGCCAGCACGTGCTGTTCAACGCGGACTCGCTCACCGGGGGCTTCAACGGACGCCCCGTGCCGCCGCTCTCGCTGTTCGGGTTCACCTTCGACGACGCCGAGGTCGTCGTCGCGGCGGTGCCCTTCCAGTCGTCGGAGAAGCTCTGGTACCTCGGTCTGGCCGCACTGCTCGCCGGCGGGCTCTTCGCCCGCGGGGTGCTCCGCGGCCGGCCCGGCCGGGCGCTCAACGCCATCAGGGACCACCGGATCGCCGCCGGTGTGATGGGTGTCCCGGTGGCGCGCTACCGGGCCGGCGTGTTCGTCCTGTCCTCCATGTACGCGGGCCTCGCGGGCGTCCTGCTCGCGCTGGTCTTCCAGCGGACCGTGCCGGAGTACTTCGGCATGATCCTGTCCCTCGAATACCTCGCCATGATCGTCATCGGCGGGCTGGGCAGCGTCGCGGGAGCCGTCATCGGCGCCGCGTTCGTGTCGCTGCTCCCTCAGGTGCTCACCCACTACAGCGACTCCCTGCCCCTGGTGTCCGCCCCGGGTACGGGCGGAATCGCACCGGGTGAGGCGTCCCGCTATCTCTACGGCGCCGCGGTCGTCGCGGTCGTCCTGTTCCTGCCCGGCGGCATTGCGCGTCTGAAGAATCCAGGGGAGAAGAAGAAATGA
- a CDS encoding discoidin domain-containing protein, whose amino-acid sequence MTPPLPGPRLFRRSLSASLSVALAAAGTAAAVVLAGAPPAQAAAVPAPSPVGISGRGATVPFKEQEAEYAATNGSLIGPNRLYGTLPSEASGRQAVTLDAAGEYVEFTLTAPANAMTFRYSLPDNAAGTGRDASLDLRINGSSLKSVPVTSKYGWYYGGYPFNNNPGDTNPHHFYDETRTMFGSTLAAGTKVRLQVTSTAASPTFTIDLADFEQVAAPIGKPSGALDVVSDFGADPSGAADSTAKIQAAVDAGRTQGKEVYIPQGTFKVQDHIVVDKVTLRGAGPWYSVLTGRHPTDRSKAVGVYGKYAAQGGSSNVSLKDFAIIGDIREREDNDQVNAIGGAMSNSVVDNVWMQHTKCGAWMDGPMDNFTIRNSRILDQTADGVNFHYGVTNSTVTNTFVRNTGDDGLAMWAENVPNVKNKFTFNTVILPILANNIVTYGGKDITISDNVMSDTITNGGGLHIANRYPGVNSGQGTAVSGTHTAARNTLIRTGNNDYNWRFGVGAIWFSGLNEPINNATINITDSEVLDSSYAAIHLIEGASNGLHFDNIKIDGAGTYALQIQAPGTASFNKVVATHIAQSNPIHNCVGSGFQITQGTGNSGWYANPPACTGVWPDPVWTNGGVPGGGNPTDPTDPTDPTDPTDPPEETGNLAQGRPITETSHADVYGAGNAVDGNTNSYWESRNNAFPQSVTVDLGAAKAVKRLVLKLPPASAWGTRTQTIGVTGSTDNSTYNSLKAATGYTFNPASGNTATVSLTGTPVRYLRLTFTANTGWPAGQLSELEAYTS is encoded by the coding sequence GTGACCCCACCACTCCCAGGACCGCGTCTGTTCAGACGCTCCCTGTCCGCCTCCCTCTCCGTCGCACTCGCCGCCGCGGGCACCGCCGCCGCGGTCGTGCTGGCCGGCGCTCCCCCCGCCCAGGCCGCAGCCGTACCCGCCCCGTCGCCCGTCGGGATATCCGGTCGCGGCGCCACCGTCCCGTTCAAGGAACAGGAAGCCGAGTACGCCGCCACCAACGGCTCCCTGATCGGCCCGAACCGTCTGTACGGCACGCTGCCGTCCGAGGCGTCGGGCCGCCAGGCCGTCACGCTCGACGCCGCGGGCGAGTACGTCGAGTTCACGCTCACCGCACCGGCGAACGCGATGACGTTCCGCTATTCGCTGCCGGACAACGCGGCGGGGACGGGCCGGGACGCCTCCCTCGACCTGCGGATCAACGGCTCCTCGCTGAAGAGCGTCCCGGTGACGTCGAAGTACGGCTGGTACTACGGGGGTTACCCCTTCAACAACAACCCCGGTGACACCAACCCGCACCACTTCTACGACGAGACACGGACCATGTTCGGGTCGACCCTGGCCGCCGGCACGAAGGTCAGGCTCCAGGTCACCTCCACCGCGGCGTCGCCGACGTTCACCATCGACCTGGCGGACTTCGAGCAGGTCGCGGCACCGATCGGCAAGCCTTCGGGGGCGCTGGACGTGGTGAGCGACTTCGGGGCCGACCCGTCGGGCGCCGCGGACTCCACCGCGAAGATCCAGGCTGCGGTCGACGCGGGCCGCACCCAGGGCAAGGAGGTGTACATCCCGCAGGGCACCTTCAAGGTGCAGGACCACATCGTCGTCGACAAGGTGACCCTGCGCGGGGCGGGCCCCTGGTACAGCGTGCTGACCGGCCGTCACCCCACGGACCGCAGCAAGGCGGTCGGCGTCTACGGCAAGTACGCGGCGCAGGGCGGCAGCAGCAACGTCAGCCTCAAGGACTTCGCCATCATCGGCGACATCCGTGAGCGCGAGGACAACGACCAGGTCAACGCCATCGGCGGGGCCATGTCCAACTCGGTCGTCGACAACGTCTGGATGCAGCACACCAAGTGCGGCGCCTGGATGGACGGCCCGATGGACAACTTCACCATCAGGAACAGCCGGATCCTGGACCAGACCGCCGACGGCGTGAACTTCCACTACGGCGTCACGAACTCCACGGTGACCAACACCTTCGTCCGCAACACCGGTGACGACGGTCTGGCCATGTGGGCGGAGAACGTCCCGAACGTGAAGAACAAGTTCACGTTCAACACCGTGATCCTGCCGATCCTCGCGAACAACATCGTCACGTACGGCGGCAAGGACATCACGATCTCCGACAACGTCATGTCGGACACCATCACCAACGGTGGCGGGCTGCACATCGCCAACCGGTACCCGGGCGTCAACTCGGGCCAGGGCACGGCGGTGTCCGGCACGCACACCGCGGCCCGCAACACCCTGATCCGCACCGGGAACAACGACTACAACTGGCGCTTCGGCGTCGGCGCGATCTGGTTCAGCGGACTCAACGAGCCGATCAACAACGCGACCATCAACATCACCGACAGCGAGGTCCTGGACAGCTCCTACGCCGCGATCCACCTGATCGAGGGCGCCAGCAACGGGCTGCACTTCGACAACATCAAGATCGACGGCGCCGGTACCTACGCCCTCCAGATCCAGGCTCCGGGCACGGCGTCCTTCAACAAGGTCGTCGCCACCCACATCGCCCAGTCCAACCCGATCCACAACTGTGTCGGCAGCGGCTTCCAGATCACCCAGGGCACCGGCAACTCGGGCTGGTACGCCAACCCGCCCGCCTGCACGGGTGTCTGGCCCGACCCGGTGTGGACCAACGGCGGGGTTCCCGGCGGCGGCAACCCCACGGACCCGACCGATCCGACCGATCCCACGGACCCGACGGACCCGCCCGAGGAGACGGGCAACCTCGCCCAGGGCCGCCCGATCACCGAGACGAGCCACGCCGACGTGTACGGCGCGGGCAACGCGGTCGACGGCAACACCAACAGCTACTGGGAGAGCCGCAACAACGCCTTCCCGCAGTCCGTCACCGTGGACCTCGGAGCCGCCAAGGCGGTCAAGCGACTGGTCCTGAAGCTGCCCCCGGCCTCCGCCTGGGGGACGCGCACCCAGACCATCGGGGTCACGGGCAGCACAGACAACTCCACGTACAACTCATTGAAGGCGGCGACGGGTTACACCTTCAACCCGGCGAGCGGCAACACGGCGACGGTGAGCCTCACCGGCACGCCGGTCCGTTACCTGCGGCTGACGTTCACCGCCAACACGGGCTGGCCCGCCGGTCAGCTCTCGGAACTGGAGGCCTACACCTCCTGA
- a CDS encoding ABC transporter substrate-binding protein, with translation MKPRVTGAVVAALTLTLALAGCSGKAKPSDDGAADKGGVKTGEGVTDSKITLGALTDMTGVYASLGKSVTQAQQLWVKETNKAGGICERQIELTVRDHGYDPQKAIGAYTELEPEVLGFTQFIGSPFVAAVESRIDGQDKGIVLPQAWSASLVGSKYVRVIGATYDVETINLVDFLLAEKRIAKGDKIGHVYFEGDYGENALAGSKHAAKEAGLTVVEQKIKPTDNDMTAQVSALKQAGVKAVVISAGPRQAASLVGVAAATGFDVPVVGNNSAYAPQLLATQAGAALQKDYYIGASTLPIGDAGAGPAKLAAAYGAAYPKDGLDNGVIAGYNAATVFGEALKKACASKDLTREGVDKALLTIKDFGADFGISHDFTDPSAPSTRETVVMKPDAKTPGGLKVVRPAEVSAAAESFTPAS, from the coding sequence ATGAAGCCACGTGTCACCGGAGCCGTCGTCGCGGCTCTCACCCTCACCCTCGCCCTCGCGGGATGCAGCGGGAAGGCGAAGCCGTCGGACGACGGAGCCGCGGACAAGGGCGGTGTGAAGACCGGGGAAGGGGTCACCGACTCCAAGATCACCCTCGGCGCCCTCACCGACATGACCGGGGTGTACGCCTCGCTCGGCAAGAGCGTCACCCAGGCCCAGCAGCTCTGGGTGAAGGAGACCAACAAGGCAGGCGGCATCTGCGAGCGGCAGATCGAACTGACCGTGCGCGACCACGGGTACGACCCGCAGAAGGCGATCGGTGCCTACACCGAGCTGGAACCGGAGGTGCTGGGCTTCACCCAGTTCATCGGCTCCCCGTTCGTCGCCGCCGTCGAGTCGCGGATCGACGGCCAGGACAAGGGCATCGTGCTGCCGCAGGCCTGGTCGGCGAGCCTGGTCGGATCCAAGTACGTCCGCGTCATCGGGGCGACGTACGACGTGGAGACGATCAACCTGGTCGACTTCCTGCTCGCCGAGAAGCGCATCGCCAAGGGCGACAAGATCGGCCACGTGTACTTCGAGGGCGACTACGGCGAGAACGCCCTGGCCGGCTCCAAGCACGCGGCGAAGGAGGCGGGCCTCACGGTCGTCGAGCAGAAGATCAAGCCGACCGACAACGACATGACCGCCCAGGTCTCCGCGCTCAAGCAGGCCGGTGTGAAGGCGGTCGTGATCAGTGCGGGACCGCGCCAGGCGGCCTCACTGGTCGGTGTCGCGGCGGCGACAGGGTTCGACGTCCCCGTCGTCGGCAACAACTCGGCGTACGCCCCGCAGCTCCTGGCGACCCAGGCGGGTGCCGCGCTGCAGAAGGACTACTACATCGGCGCCTCCACCCTGCCCATCGGCGACGCGGGCGCAGGCCCGGCGAAGCTCGCCGCGGCGTACGGCGCCGCGTACCCGAAGGACGGCCTCGACAACGGCGTCATCGCCGGCTACAACGCCGCGACCGTCTTCGGGGAGGCGCTGAAGAAGGCCTGCGCGTCCAAGGACCTGACCCGCGAGGGTGTCGACAAGGCCCTGCTCACCATCAAGGACTTCGGCGCGGACTTCGGCATCTCGCACGACTTCACCGACCCGTCGGCGCCGTCCACCCGCGAGACCGTCGTCATGAAGCCCGACGCCAAGACGCCCGGCGGTCTCAAGGTGGTCCGCCCGGCCGAGGTGTCGGCGGCGGCCGAGTCGTTCACACCCGCGTCCTGA
- a CDS encoding branched-chain amino acid ABC transporter permease, with amino-acid sequence MTTFIELLLGGLSIGSVYALIALGFVVIFKATEVVNFAHASLLLAGGYVTAVLHDDIGFWPALGVGIAGAAVVGSAVEFLVMRRYRGSDQSVLAIVTIGVDILLTTELTRRMGTDVMALGDPWGDDVVTIGGVTLAETRIAAFLVAGLLITVFLLAFRFTTWGVSMRAAAENPQTAALMGIRLGRVSLSAWAVAGALAAVAALFLTVFPTPGLERATSLAALKAFPAAILGGLDSTTGALVGGLVVGVTESLATGYQSDLSFLGRGIGDLAPYLVMVVVLLVRPAGLFGTKELSRV; translated from the coding sequence ATGACCACCTTCATCGAACTCCTCCTCGGCGGCCTGTCCATCGGCTCGGTGTACGCGCTGATCGCCCTGGGCTTCGTCGTCATCTTCAAGGCGACCGAGGTCGTCAACTTCGCCCACGCCTCGCTGCTGCTGGCGGGCGGCTACGTCACCGCGGTCCTCCACGACGACATCGGGTTCTGGCCCGCGCTCGGCGTCGGCATCGCGGGCGCGGCCGTCGTCGGGTCGGCCGTCGAGTTCCTCGTGATGCGCCGCTACCGGGGGAGCGACCAGAGCGTCCTGGCGATCGTCACCATCGGCGTCGACATCCTCCTGACCACGGAACTCACCCGGCGCATGGGGACGGACGTGATGGCGCTGGGCGACCCCTGGGGCGACGACGTCGTCACCATCGGCGGCGTCACCCTGGCCGAGACCCGCATCGCGGCCTTCCTCGTCGCCGGACTGCTCATCACGGTGTTCCTGCTGGCCTTCCGCTTCACCACCTGGGGCGTCTCCATGCGGGCCGCGGCCGAGAACCCGCAGACGGCCGCGCTGATGGGCATCCGGCTCGGCCGGGTCTCCCTCTCCGCGTGGGCGGTTGCGGGCGCCCTCGCCGCCGTCGCCGCGCTGTTCCTCACGGTGTTCCCGACACCCGGCCTCGAACGGGCCACCTCGCTCGCCGCGCTCAAGGCGTTCCCCGCCGCGATCCTCGGGGGCCTCGACTCGACGACCGGCGCCCTCGTGGGAGGGCTCGTCGTCGGAGTCACCGAATCACTCGCCACCGGCTACCAGAGCGACCTGTCCTTCCTCGGCCGCGGCATCGGCGATCTCGCGCCGTACCTGGTGATGGTGGTCGTCCTGCTCGTCCGGCCGGCGGGACTCTTCGGCACGAAGGAGCTGTCCCGTGTCTGA
- a CDS encoding ABC transporter ATP-binding protein produces the protein MTTAPAPLTVRDVTVRFAGLTALDAVSFTVEPGSVHAVIGPNGAGKSTTFNVLSGVYRATSGSVHLGSTELTGLAPHTIAGLGVARTFQNIALPPHATVADSLMLGRHRLTRAGFLATGLRLPSATREAHRHLERVREIAGFIGLEKELDRPAGALPYGKQKLVELGRALCMEPEVLLLDEPIAGMTADERRRTAAVVAGVRDSLGISIVMVEHDMGVVMRLADAVTVLDFGRRIAGGTPAEVQNDPAVVQAYLGAQE, from the coding sequence GTGACGACCGCTCCGGCCCCGCTCACCGTGCGGGACGTGACCGTGCGCTTCGCCGGGCTCACCGCCCTCGACGCGGTGTCCTTCACCGTCGAACCGGGCAGCGTGCACGCCGTGATCGGACCCAACGGTGCGGGCAAGTCCACCACCTTCAACGTGCTGTCGGGCGTCTACCGCGCCACCTCGGGCAGTGTGCACCTGGGCTCCACCGAACTCACCGGCCTCGCACCGCACACGATCGCCGGACTCGGCGTCGCCCGCACCTTCCAGAACATCGCCCTGCCCCCGCACGCCACCGTCGCCGACAGCCTCATGCTCGGCCGCCACCGGCTGACCCGGGCCGGCTTCCTGGCGACCGGGCTGCGGCTGCCCTCCGCGACCCGTGAGGCGCACCGGCACCTCGAACGGGTGCGGGAGATCGCCGGGTTCATCGGCCTGGAGAAGGAACTCGACCGCCCCGCCGGGGCGCTCCCGTACGGCAAGCAGAAGCTCGTCGAGCTCGGCCGCGCCCTGTGCATGGAACCCGAGGTCCTGCTCCTGGACGAGCCGATCGCCGGCATGACCGCGGACGAGCGGCGGCGCACCGCGGCCGTCGTCGCGGGCGTACGCGACAGCCTCGGCATCTCGATCGTCATGGTCGAACACGACATGGGGGTGGTGATGCGGCTCGCGGACGCGGTGACCGTACTCGACTTCGGACGCAGGATCGCGGGGGGCACGCCCGCCGAGGTGCAGAACGACCCGGCCGTCGTGCAGGCCTACCTGGGGGCACAGGAATGA